The following proteins are encoded in a genomic region of Nicotiana sylvestris chromosome 4, ASM39365v2, whole genome shotgun sequence:
- the LOC104248058 gene encoding uncharacterized protein, protein MEVTIGDDGMLKLQVQICVPNMDGLWELILVEARSLWYSINLGTAKVYHNLKLQNWWRIMKRDIVEYAAKFTYNNNYELSLHMAPYEALYGRQCHFSIGWFEHGEARLLGTDLVHYFSAEDEIDSRSASYTVVQIEDLCE, encoded by the exons ATGgaggtgactattggtgatgatgggatgTTGAAGCTTCAGGTTcagatttgtgtgcctaatatggatgggttGTGGGAGCTGATTCTTGTTGAGGCCCGTAGTTTGTGGTATTCCATTAATTTGGGCACTGCAAAGGTGTACCACAATTTGAAGCTGCAGAACtggtggagaataatgaagaGAGATATTGTGGAGTATGCAG CAAAGTtcacctacaacaacaactatgagTTGAGCCTCCATATGGCTCCATACGAGGCattatatgggaggcagtgtcATTTTtcgattggttggtttgagcatggggaggctaggttattgggcaCTGATCTAGTTCATTATTTTTCTGCTGAAGATGAAATTGATTCACGATCAGCTTCATACACCGTAGTTCAGATAGAAGATTTATGCGAATAG